One Peromyscus leucopus breed LL Stock chromosome 4, UCI_PerLeu_2.1, whole genome shotgun sequence genomic region harbors:
- the LOC114710069 gene encoding olfactory receptor 1009 has product MADDNYTRITEFIFIGLRYNPKLQVFLFLLFLLFYLVTMTGNLGMIVLIRVDSRLHTPMYFFLSHLSFVDICFSSVVGPKMLTDFFAERKAISFLGCALQQWFFGFFVAIECLLLASMAYDRYVAICNPLLYSVAMTQRLCIQLVVGPYAVGFFNTMTHTTAAFRLPFCGSNIINHFFCDMSPILSLICADIRINKLLVFIVAGAVLVVSSTTIIISYFHILMAILRIRSAEGRKKAFSTCSSHVTAVSILYGTLFFIYVRPSAISSLDLNKVVSVFYTAVIPMLNPLIYSLRNKEVKAAMGRTVTKAKFFLKN; this is encoded by the coding sequence ATGGCGGATGACAACTACACGAGGATCAcagaattcattttcattggctTGAGATACAACCCTAAGCTCCAGGTGTTCCTCTTcttgctctttctgcttttttaCCTGGTTACTATGACAGGAAACTTGGGTATGATCGTTCTCATTCGTGTAGATTCCCGTCttcacactcccatgtacttttttctcAGCCATCTGTCATTTGTGGACATCTGCTTCTCCTCAGTCGTGGGCCCCAAGATGCTCACGGATTTCTTTGCAGAACGGAAAGCCATCTCTTTTCTGGGCTGTGCCTTGCAGCAATGGTtctttgggttctttgtggcCATTGAGTGCCTTCTCTTGGCatccatggcctatgaccgctatgtggccatctgtaacCCACTGTTGTATTCGGTGGCCATGACCCAGAGGCTCTGCATACAGCTGGTGGTCGGACCCTATGCTGTTGGTTTCTTCAACACCATGACTCACACTACAGCTGCTTTCCGACTTCCTTTTTGTGGCTCCAACATTATCAATCATTTCTTCTGTGACATGTCTCCTATCCTTTCCCTCATATGTGCTGACATTCGGATCAACAAACTGTTGGTGTTCATTGTGGCAGGAGCTGTCTTGGTTGTCAGCAGCACCACCATCATAATCTCCTATTTTCACATCCTCATGGCCATCCTGAGGATCCGCTCCgctgaggggaggaagaaagccttctccacctgctcGTCCCATGTCACAGCGGTTTCCATTTTGTATGGGACTCTGTTCTTTATCTATGTGCGGCCAAGTGCCATTTCTTCTCTGGACCTCAATAAGGTGGTGTCTGTGTTCTACACAGCGGTGATTCCCATGCTCAACCCACTCATCTACAGCCTCAGGAACAAAGAAGTGAAAGCAGCCATGGGCAGGACAGTCACCAAGGCCAAGttttttctcaaaaactaa